A stretch of the Inquilinus sp. Marseille-Q2685 genome encodes the following:
- a CDS encoding alpha/beta fold hydrolase, producing MDNPAATPANGSAALRRSDGFVRIDGHSLYWQRLDPPGSAGRLPILLLHEGLGSVAQWTRRGVDVAARLAEATGHPVLAHDRLGFGRSDPLPAPRRDDYLYREGREALPRVLDALGIGRAGLVGHSDGGSIALIFAASHPDRTAWVATEAAHVMVEDETLAGIAAAHAAYHTPASKLRAVLARYHGEKTDFTFANWAELWPTPGFRSFDMRDLLPSIRCPVLAIQGAEDEYGTPAQLDAIKAGVSGPCETWLVPDCRHAPHFEAADRVLPRIADFAVANGS from the coding sequence ATGGACAACCCGGCGGCCACCCCGGCGAACGGTTCCGCCGCGCTGCGGCGCAGCGACGGCTTCGTCCGCATCGACGGGCACAGCCTGTACTGGCAGCGCCTCGATCCGCCCGGCAGCGCCGGGCGCCTCCCCATCCTTCTTCTACACGAAGGGCTCGGCTCCGTCGCGCAATGGACGCGGCGCGGCGTCGATGTCGCGGCCCGGCTGGCCGAGGCCACCGGCCATCCCGTGCTGGCGCATGACCGGCTGGGCTTCGGCCGGTCCGACCCGCTGCCGGCGCCGCGCCGCGACGACTACCTCTATCGGGAGGGGCGCGAGGCGCTGCCGCGGGTGCTGGACGCGCTCGGCATCGGCCGCGCCGGGCTGGTCGGGCACAGCGACGGCGGCAGCATCGCCCTGATCTTCGCCGCGTCCCATCCGGATCGCACCGCCTGGGTGGCGACCGAGGCGGCGCATGTCATGGTCGAGGACGAGACCCTGGCCGGCATCGCGGCCGCGCATGCCGCCTACCACACCCCGGCGTCGAAACTGCGTGCCGTCCTGGCCCGTTATCACGGCGAGAAGACGGACTTCACCTTCGCTAACTGGGCCGAGTTGTGGCCGACCCCCGGATTCCGCAGCTTCGACATGCGCGATCTGCTGCCCTCGATCCGCTGCCCGGTGCTGGCGATCCAGGGGGCGGAGGACGAATACGGCACGCCGGCCCAGCTGGACGCCATAAAGGCCGGAGTCTCCGGGCCTTGCGAGACCTGGCTGGTGCCGGACTGCCGGCATGCCCCGCATTTCGAGGCCGCCGACCGGGTGCTGCCCCGGATCGCCGATTTCGCAGTTGCGAACGGTTCTTAA
- a CDS encoding esterase-like activity of phytase family protein: MGRFGIVVLGALLACAAPPAGAEGIGRLRLIGEAALPKGLDVQGTIVGGLSGLDWDPAARQWIALSDDRSEKAPARFYALSIDYDADAVRGIAVTGVTTLRDAAGNGFAPKSIDPEAIRRDPATGLLYWSSEGGVKAGIDPAISVAAPDGRWQRGFDLPQRYRVSEDRALGPRDNQVFEGLALSPDGRTLFASLENALVQDGPAASLAEGSPVRIAAFDTATGAPGPEHVYVTDPIPAAPLLPGGSADNGVSEILPAGDGTLLVLERAYAQGRGNSIRLYRADPALATDVSRLDSLLDGSWLAMPKTLLLDFGTLGVALDNFEAMGWGPDLANGHRSLVVLSDDNFNPMQVTKALVFEVLPD, encoded by the coding sequence ATGGGCAGGTTCGGGATCGTCGTGCTCGGCGCGCTGCTGGCCTGTGCCGCGCCGCCGGCCGGGGCGGAGGGCATCGGCCGGTTGCGGCTGATCGGCGAGGCGGCGCTGCCGAAAGGGCTGGACGTCCAGGGCACCATCGTCGGCGGCCTGTCGGGGCTGGACTGGGACCCGGCCGCCCGGCAGTGGATCGCGCTCAGCGACGACCGGTCGGAGAAGGCGCCGGCCCGCTTCTACGCCCTCTCCATCGACTACGATGCCGATGCGGTGCGCGGCATCGCCGTCACCGGCGTGACCACGCTGCGCGACGCGGCCGGCAACGGCTTCGCGCCGAAGAGCATCGATCCGGAGGCGATCCGCCGGGACCCCGCCACCGGGCTGCTCTACTGGAGCAGCGAGGGCGGGGTAAAGGCCGGGATCGACCCGGCGATCAGCGTCGCCGCGCCGGACGGGCGCTGGCAGCGCGGCTTCGACCTGCCGCAGCGCTACCGCGTCTCCGAGGACAGGGCTCTCGGCCCGCGCGACAACCAGGTGTTCGAGGGGCTGGCGCTCTCGCCCGACGGGCGCACCCTGTTCGCGTCGCTGGAGAACGCCCTGGTCCAGGACGGGCCGGCGGCCTCGCTGGCCGAGGGCAGCCCGGTGCGCATCGCCGCCTTCGACACGGCGACTGGCGCGCCGGGGCCGGAGCATGTCTACGTCACCGATCCGATCCCGGCGGCGCCGCTGCTGCCGGGCGGTTCGGCCGACAACGGCGTGTCGGAAATCCTGCCGGCCGGCGACGGCACGCTGCTGGTGCTGGAACGGGCCTATGCCCAGGGCCGCGGCAACTCGATCCGGCTGTACCGGGCCGATCCCGCCCTGGCCACCGACGTCTCCCGGCTCGATTCGCTGCTCGACGGCAGCTGGCTCGCCATGCCGAAGACGCTGCTGCTCGACTTCGGCACGCTCGGCGTCGCCCTCGACAATTTCGAGGCGATGGGCTGGGGCCCGGACCTCGCCAACGGCCACCGCAGCCTGGTCGTGCTGTCCGACGACAACTTCAACCCGATGCAAGTGACCAAGGCGCTGGTGTTCGAGGTGCTGCCCGACTGA
- a CDS encoding VOC family protein encodes MDTTPRINGLAETCLYVEDVDRSAEFYQRVLGLEVLSRSPRLVALDAGRQGALLLFRHGLTSDGMVDDEGTIPGHEGQGRLHMAFAVAMEDLPAWRAKLEREGIPLAGETRWRQRGGRSLYFRDPDGHAIELATPGLRSNY; translated from the coding sequence ATGGACACTACCCCACGGATTAACGGCCTGGCCGAGACCTGTCTCTATGTCGAGGACGTCGACCGGTCGGCCGAGTTCTACCAGCGCGTGCTGGGGCTCGAGGTGCTGTCCCGCTCGCCGCGGCTGGTGGCGCTGGACGCCGGGCGTCAGGGCGCTCTGCTGCTGTTCCGCCACGGTCTGACCTCCGACGGCATGGTCGACGACGAGGGCACGATCCCGGGCCATGAAGGGCAGGGGCGGCTGCACATGGCCTTCGCCGTCGCCATGGAGGACCTGCCGGCCTGGCGGGCGAAGCTGGAGCGGGAAGGCATTCCGCTGGCCGGCGAGACCCGGTGGCGGCAGCGCGGCGGCCGCAGCCTGTATTTCCGCGATCCGGACGGCCACGCGATCGAGCTGGCGACGCCGGGGCTGCGCTCCAACTACTAG
- the creD gene encoding cell envelope integrity protein CreD, protein MSIDSLPPAAAWPVRRLRAGSPALKVLAIVFLTVAFLLPVFLVTDVIGEREDRYRAVVAEIGGSWGGPQRVIGPILVVPFRVPSPPHLDGTAVPPMERQLVILPDRYEVEAKAAPETRRRGLFEAVVYTVDLAVSGQFLIGDAASLAGPEATIDWAGAYLYVGVADPRSIREGASLRWGGRDLPFQPGAPGELGQRFGAGMTLRVPGLSAASAQTAIPFATTLRLNGSQRLDFLPLGRSTRVTASSNWPDPSFDGAFLPVRSGIGPQGFTAEWELSYFGRGYPQAWVGGEGDYLSAVSGSGFGVRFFQPVSAYQQTERSAKYGMLFIVFTFTLFFLFEAVARLRIHVFQYGLVGLSLCLFYLLLLSFAEQIGFAAAYAVGAAAVVAQIVLYCRPVLGTWKRSLVLGALLAILYGALYALMQLEDLALLLGSVGLFLALSGVMYVTRRIDWYAAAPGMTETARGEPPAAS, encoded by the coding sequence ATGAGCATCGACTCCCTCCCGCCCGCCGCCGCCTGGCCCGTCCGGCGTCTCCGCGCCGGGTCGCCGGCGCTGAAGGTGCTGGCCATCGTCTTCCTGACCGTCGCCTTCCTGCTGCCGGTCTTCCTGGTCACCGACGTGATCGGCGAGCGCGAGGACCGCTACCGCGCGGTGGTTGCCGAGATCGGCGGCAGCTGGGGCGGGCCGCAGCGCGTCATCGGGCCGATCCTGGTGGTGCCGTTCCGGGTGCCGTCCCCGCCCCATCTGGACGGCACGGCGGTGCCGCCGATGGAGCGCCAGCTCGTCATCCTGCCCGACCGCTACGAGGTCGAGGCCAAGGCGGCGCCGGAGACGCGCCGGCGCGGCCTGTTCGAGGCCGTGGTCTACACCGTCGACCTCGCCGTGTCCGGGCAGTTCCTGATCGGCGACGCCGCGTCCCTGGCCGGGCCGGAGGCGACGATCGACTGGGCAGGCGCCTATCTCTATGTCGGCGTCGCCGACCCGCGCAGCATCCGCGAGGGCGCGTCGCTGCGCTGGGGCGGGCGCGACCTGCCGTTCCAGCCCGGCGCGCCGGGTGAGCTGGGCCAGCGTTTTGGCGCCGGCATGACCCTGCGCGTGCCCGGCCTCTCGGCGGCCTCGGCGCAGACGGCGATCCCCTTCGCCACCACGCTGCGGCTGAACGGCAGCCAGCGCCTCGACTTCCTGCCGCTCGGCCGCTCCACCCGGGTGACCGCCAGCTCGAACTGGCCGGACCCCAGCTTCGACGGCGCCTTCCTGCCGGTGCGCTCCGGCATCGGCCCGCAGGGCTTCACCGCGGAGTGGGAGCTGTCCTATTTCGGCCGCGGCTATCCCCAGGCCTGGGTAGGCGGGGAGGGCGACTATCTCTCCGCCGTCTCCGGCTCCGGCTTCGGCGTGCGCTTCTTCCAGCCGGTCAGCGCCTATCAGCAGACCGAGCGGTCGGCGAAATACGGCATGCTGTTCATCGTCTTCACCTTCACCCTGTTCTTCCTGTTCGAGGCGGTGGCGCGGCTGCGCATCCACGTCTTCCAGTACGGGCTGGTCGGGCTGTCGCTGTGCCTGTTCTACCTGCTGCTGCTGTCCTTCGCCGAGCAGATCGGCTTCGCCGCCGCCTATGCCGTGGGCGCGGCCGCGGTGGTGGCGCAGATCGTCCTGTACTGCCGGCCGGTGCTCGGCACCTGGAAGCGCAGCCTGGTGCTGGGCGCGCTGCTGGCGATCCTGTACGGCGCCCTCTACGCGCTGATGCAGCTGGAGGACCTGGCCCTGCTGCTCGGCTCGGTCGGCCTGTTCCTGGCGCTCAGCGGCGTGATGTACGTGACCCGCCGGATCGACTGGTACGCCGCCGCGCCGGGGATGACCGAGACCGCCCGCGGCGAGCCGCCGGCCGCCTCCTGA